The following nucleotide sequence is from Vibrio sp. VB16.
TTCACATAATTCACAGTAATGTAAGGTTTTGAAAATGAGTGATTTGGAAAAAGAACTAGAGAACATGGCTCTAGAAATGGGTACGGAAGACGAGACTAAACTACCCACATTAGAAGAACAGAAGGCGGTGGTTGAAGAGCTGAATAGATTAGAGAAAGAAGGGAAATTAACCCCTGAAGTACTCGAAAAACATTTCGGTCAATTCAATAAAAATTCAGATAAACCTATTCATTAAGTTTACTGGCTGGACTTCTATATAAGGGCTACTATTTTGTTGTCACTCTTTTATTTTTAAAGTGGCCCGTAGCGAAAAATGTCATCAGTGAGATTAATTGTATCTACAGGATAAAAATTGATGTCTCAATTCGAGAAATTCCTAAGTCAGTTTGTCACGTTGTGCTTGATTTTTTAGTATAAATGCTCATTCTAAGGTATGGGTTCTATCTTAATACTTGTGATCTAATTAAACAGTAGAGTCTAACTTTTATGTTAAGGGGTGGGAATGGAGTTGTTCGCTGATTTACGCGATCCTAATAGTGAGAAGGTTCTAACTGAAAAAGTTATAAAACCTAGAACTCCGTGGCGTGTATTACTTGTCGATGATGATGAACAGATGCATCAGATCACTCAAATTGCGTTGAGTGGATTTGAATTTCAAGATCGTGGTCTTGAACTCATTTCAGCGTATTCTGGCGCTCAGGCTAGAGAAATAGTAGATTCTGAAAAAAATATTGCCATTGCTTTGATCGATGTTGTAATGGAGACCGAACATGCGGGACTAGAGCTCGTACACTATATTCGTTCAGAGTGTAAGAATCACCTTACCCGTCTCGTACTGAGAACCGGACAAGCAGGACAAGCACCAGAAGATGTCGTGATCCGTGAATATGAAATAGACGACTATAAAGAAAAAACAGAATTAACAACCCAGAAGCTAAGAACCTTATTGTATTCTTCTCTCAGAGCCTATAGAGATATCTGTTTAATTGAAGATCAAAAGCAAGGGCTTAGCCGCGTCATTAAGGCCTCTGCAAATGTTCAGAGTACGGGTACCCTTAAAACCTATGCGACGAGTGTACTTGAACAGCTTACAGGCCTGCTAAAGTTAGATGCCTCCGCATTCTACTGTATCGTTCAACCTAGCGAAGAGGGTGAAGCCACTCGCGCCCTGACATTGGCAGCGACTGGGGATTTTGTTCATTTTCATCCAAAATATTCTCTCGAATTGTTACCAGAAATTGTGGCCCTGCGTTGCCAAGATGCGATCCATAATGAACGATCCGAGAATTATCCTGATGCATACGTTTTTTATAGTGTGGACGATCAGGGTGTAAAAAGTATTCTTTATATAAACTTGATTACTGAGCTTACTGAGCTTGATAAGCAGTTGCTCGAATTATATATGCAGAATATATGTTTAACGTTTGAAAATATTAATTTGATGGTGGACCTGCAAGATACCACGAAAGAGTTGGTTTACAATCTAGCGAATGCCGTTGAAGCCCGTAGTAAAGAGACCGGGGCTCATGTACAGAGAGTGTCGTTAATTAGTGAGCATCTTGGTTTGCTTTATGGTTTGTCGGAAAAAGAAACCACAATGTTAAAGCACGCTTCGCCGCTGCATGATGTTGGTAAGGTTGCGATACCGGATAGTATTTTGCATAAACCAGGCAAACTCAATAAAGAAGAGTGGGCTATTATGCAAAAGCATGTTGATTATGGCGTTGAGATATTGAGTAATTCAAAACGTCAGTTGATGCTTGTTGCAAAAGAGATTGCAGGAAACCACCATGAAAAGTGGGACGGAACGGGTTACCCAAATAAATTACAAGCTGAAAATATCCCTATTAGCGGCCGTTTAACGGCTATCGCAGATGTGTTTGACGCACTTGGCTCTAAACGTAGTTATAAAGAACCATGGTCGAATGAGGATATAAAAGCGGAGATTATTAATCAACGGGGCAAACATTTTGACCCTAAATTGGTTGATTTGATGATTGCACATTGGGATGACTTCGTTGAAATTAGAGCAAGACACCCCGACTAATGACTTCGCGTAATTCAACACCGTAATAAATCAATAGGCAAAATAAAGGGCGACAGAATGTCGCCCTTTATTTTGCCTATTGAAGTTTGCTTCTTTAAAGCCACATTACGAGGTAGTTATGTGTTCTATTTGCCATTAGGTGCTTACCTGTTCGGAAAATTTACGCATCGGAAACGATGATCTTTTTGTCCACACTATTATCCAGTATACGCGGTAATTTGAAGGTCAGGTGTACACCTTGACCGAGTTCTGAATCGAAAGTTAGTTTCCCTTTCATTTTATGCTGTATAAGGTTGAATACAAGATAGAGCCCTAGACCAGATCCGCCTTTACCTCTTTTGCTCGTAAAGAAAGGTTCAAATATTTTCTGATGTAAAGATTTATCGATTCCTGCTCCGTTATCTCGGTACTCAAACACCACATCATCCCCGTCTTCAACAAACGAAATTGAAATTTCCGGTGTTGTTTGAGTGGAAAAAGCATGATTAACGCTATTAAGGACAAGGTTAGATACAACTTGAGTGAGAACGCCCGGCAAGCTATTCATGACTAATTCCGTGTCACCTATAAGCTGCGGTTCGACGGGAATCTTTCTTGTCTCTGGGTGCAGGCTGGCGAGCAGTGACACAAGTACCTGATAAACAGAGAATGATATTCGACTTTCCGAAACTTGATCAACCGCGGTTTGCTTGAAGTCTTTAATCAACTGTGCTGCTCGGTTCAAATTGCTCTCCAGCATAGAATTGCTATCGCCAAGTCGTTTCATTAGGTTGGAAAACTGGGTTGTTGTGAGTGTTTGCTTAGCGAAACTTTGGTTTAGATCGTCGATGCCCTCACGAATAATAGAGGCTGCCGTGACCGATATCCCTAGAGGAGTATTTACCTCATGGGCAACACCTGATACCAATCCACCAAGCGCTGCAAGCTTCTCCGATTCAATCAACTGCTGTTGAGTCTGTTTTAATTGAGACATGCTGGTCTCAAGATCTTGTGTTCGTTCGCTTACTTTTCTTTCTAAATTATTATTAAGTTCTTCGAGTTCAATCTGAGCTTGTTGTAGAACCGTTATATCAATAGTTGTACCTCGAAAACTAATGAATTTTCCATTTTTATAGTTCGCGATAGCTTGAAATAATAGGTAGTGGGCCATTCCATTAATGACGACAGTTTCTTGGCATAATGAAAAGCTCTGCTTTTTCTCAATGTTTGAGAGTAACGTTCTGGCGTTGCGCAGCACAGGTAGGTCTCTAAAATGCACTTTGGCGAACTCATCAATGCCTAAACTATGCCGCATTTCGATAGATGCATAAATTAGGGCGTCATTGTTGTCCGTTTCCCACAGCCAATCAGAGGCTACATTAGCAAAATCACTAAAGCGTTCCTGTTCATAACGGATATTGTTATATAGGAGCGTCAGGCGTGTGGTAATTTTATTGGTCTCGTTACCCAGTTGGCTGAGTTCGTCAGACGCGTGGGTGATAACTTTTGCTGACGGCAGATCAAGCGGCTTACTTGGATGCCTAGGGTTATATTTCTGTAGATATTTACTGATAGAGAATATTCGCTTGTTAATGCTCTCGTGAATAACGAGCATTATGACCAAGCAGACGATGAGTGTTTTAAAACCATTGATAGCGAGCGTAATTAGAAACTGTGTCAGCAGATAATCGTAGATTTCCTGTTCATCTGATTCGACTCGAAGGGTACCCAGAACTTCCGGATCTTCATGATAACTGGATTGATAAACAATAAGATATTCATCCGTGATTGCGTTCTTTTTTACCGGGTCACCAGCATAATAAAGTTCGTTGGCAGAGCGAACTTCTAAGTAATTGATTCGTGGTAGATTGATCAGGCCTTCAAGTTTTTGCTGCAAAAGTTTGAGGTCAAACTCCCATAAAGAGGCGGCGAGTAGAGGCACATGTATGGTTTCAATTTCTTGATGTCGACTCTCTACTTCATTGACTTCTCTCGAATAATCCCATGCAAGCTGAAATGTTGTCGCGGTTAGCGTCACCATGCTACTTATTAGAACCATAATTAGGGTGATTCGTTTGCCAA
It contains:
- a CDS encoding restriction endonuclease subunit S; the encoded protein is MSDLEKELENMALEMGTEDETKLPTLEEQKAVVEELNRLEKEGKLTPEVLEKHFGQFNKNSDKPIH
- a CDS encoding PAS domain-containing sensor histidine kinase, with the protein product MGKIRELTGLIENPMRSRIGKRITLIMVLISSMVTLTATTFQLAWDYSREVNEVESRHQEIETIHVPLLAASLWEFDLKLLQQKLEGLINLPRINYLEVRSANELYYAGDPVKKNAITDEYLIVYQSSYHEDPEVLGTLRVESDEQEIYDYLLTQFLITLAINGFKTLIVCLVIMLVIHESINKRIFSISKYLQKYNPRHPSKPLDLPSAKVITHASDELSQLGNETNKITTRLTLLYNNIRYEQERFSDFANVASDWLWETDNNDALIYASIEMRHSLGIDEFAKVHFRDLPVLRNARTLLSNIEKKQSFSLCQETVVINGMAHYLLFQAIANYKNGKFISFRGTTIDITVLQQAQIELEELNNNLERKVSERTQDLETSMSQLKQTQQQLIESEKLAALGGLVSGVAHEVNTPLGISVTAASIIREGIDDLNQSFAKQTLTTTQFSNLMKRLGDSNSMLESNLNRAAQLIKDFKQTAVDQVSESRISFSVYQVLVSLLASLHPETRKIPVEPQLIGDTELVMNSLPGVLTQVVSNLVLNSVNHAFSTQTTPEISISFVEDGDDVVFEYRDNGAGIDKSLHQKIFEPFFTSKRGKGGSGLGLYLVFNLIQHKMKGKLTFDSELGQGVHLTFKLPRILDNSVDKKIIVSDA
- a CDS encoding DUF3369 domain-containing protein codes for the protein MELFADLRDPNSEKVLTEKVIKPRTPWRVLLVDDDEQMHQITQIALSGFEFQDRGLELISAYSGAQAREIVDSEKNIAIALIDVVMETEHAGLELVHYIRSECKNHLTRLVLRTGQAGQAPEDVVIREYEIDDYKEKTELTTQKLRTLLYSSLRAYRDICLIEDQKQGLSRVIKASANVQSTGTLKTYATSVLEQLTGLLKLDASAFYCIVQPSEEGEATRALTLAATGDFVHFHPKYSLELLPEIVALRCQDAIHNERSENYPDAYVFYSVDDQGVKSILYINLITELTELDKQLLELYMQNICLTFENINLMVDLQDTTKELVYNLANAVEARSKETGAHVQRVSLISEHLGLLYGLSEKETTMLKHASPLHDVGKVAIPDSILHKPGKLNKEEWAIMQKHVDYGVEILSNSKRQLMLVAKEIAGNHHEKWDGTGYPNKLQAENIPISGRLTAIADVFDALGSKRSYKEPWSNEDIKAEIINQRGKHFDPKLVDLMIAHWDDFVEIRARHPD